A part of Calditrichota bacterium genomic DNA contains:
- the selB gene encoding selenocysteine-specific translation elongation factor: MESFKRHYVIGTAGHIDHGKTAMVKQLTGRDTDWLKEEKARGMTIDLGFAFLGENITIIDVPGHEKFIRNMVAGVSTIDLVLLVIAADDGIMPQTREHFDILKLLQIKNGIVVITKIDLAEKDWLDLVIDDVKEFVKNSFLENAPIVPISSVTGEGIEDLREQIMKSIAVAPDRQSRGIFRLPVDRIFTIKGFGTIVAGTVFSGNLQVDQTVELLPQGAKLRVRNLQIHEQNVSSVKVGDRAALNLVGIEKEAVRRGNVVAEPGFFVPTQFLDAKFYLLKSAPKPFRHNERVHLHVGTEEVIARVRLLEKEEILPGEESLIQMKLEKKIIADHGDRFVLRRFSPVETIGGGSIIDAHPRRHKRFSATELAQIRKLDQSNPAEFVEIILEKHGTALATIEAISRAAIMREEQVKEILHESEKKERITKIIDKGQQFFILREEFQKLKQKMLDNLEQFHRDNPARRGIPLSELKNNLKINDALLLNSVLETLSADGKISLKNNIAALQSKGLALSDVQKRMTEKIARKLYDEAFATSNPGQLADE; encoded by the coding sequence ATGGAAAGTTTCAAAAGACATTACGTAATCGGCACAGCCGGGCATATCGATCACGGCAAAACCGCCATGGTCAAACAGCTCACCGGAAGGGATACGGATTGGCTGAAAGAGGAAAAAGCCCGCGGCATGACCATTGATCTAGGATTTGCTTTTTTGGGTGAAAACATCACAATTATTGATGTGCCCGGGCACGAAAAATTTATTCGCAACATGGTCGCCGGCGTAAGCACCATCGATCTGGTGCTGCTGGTGATCGCTGCCGACGACGGAATCATGCCTCAAACGCGCGAACATTTTGACATTTTGAAATTGCTGCAAATCAAGAACGGCATCGTGGTGATCACCAAAATTGACCTTGCGGAAAAAGATTGGCTGGACTTGGTCATCGACGATGTGAAAGAATTTGTCAAAAACAGTTTTTTGGAAAATGCCCCTATCGTTCCCATTTCCAGCGTGACCGGCGAGGGCATTGAAGATTTGCGCGAGCAAATTATGAAATCCATTGCTGTCGCTCCGGATCGGCAGAGCAGAGGCATTTTTCGCTTGCCGGTAGATAGAATTTTTACCATCAAAGGATTCGGGACGATTGTCGCCGGAACGGTTTTTTCAGGGAATCTACAAGTGGATCAAACAGTAGAGCTCTTGCCGCAGGGAGCAAAATTACGCGTGAGAAATTTGCAGATTCATGAGCAAAATGTTTCCAGCGTGAAAGTTGGTGATCGGGCGGCGTTGAATCTGGTGGGCATCGAAAAAGAAGCGGTCAGACGCGGCAATGTGGTGGCGGAGCCTGGCTTTTTTGTGCCGACGCAATTTCTCGACGCTAAATTCTATTTGCTGAAAAGTGCCCCTAAACCTTTTCGTCACAACGAACGCGTCCATTTGCACGTGGGGACTGAAGAAGTAATCGCCCGGGTTCGGCTGCTGGAAAAAGAAGAAATTCTGCCCGGCGAGGAATCCTTGATTCAGATGAAGCTGGAAAAAAAGATCATTGCCGATCACGGCGACCGCTTCGTTCTTCGCCGCTTTTCGCCGGTGGAAACCATCGGCGGCGGCTCAATTATCGATGCTCATCCGCGACGGCACAAGCGTTTTTCTGCCACAGAGTTGGCGCAAATTCGGAAACTTGACCAGAGCAACCCTGCCGAGTTTGTGGAAATTATTCTGGAAAAACACGGAACTGCGTTGGCTACAATAGAAGCAATTTCCCGCGCTGCCATTATGCGCGAAGAGCAGGTGAAAGAAATTCTGCACGAATCGGAGAAAAAAGAAAGAATCACGAAAATTATTGACAAAGGTCAACAATTTTTCATACTCAGAGAAGAGTTTCAAAAATTGAAACAAAAGATGCTTGACAACTTGGAGCAATTTCATCGCGACAATCCGGCGCGGAGAGGCATTCCACTGAGTGAGTTGAAAAATAATTTGAAAATCAACGATGCGCTGCTGTTGAATAGCGTGCTCGAAACATTGTCCGCCGATGGAAAAATTTCATTGAAAAATAACATTGCCGCCCTGCAAAGCAAAGGCCTGGCTTTGTCCGATGTGCAAAAAAGAATGACGGAAAAAATTGCCCGAAAACTTTACGACGAAGCCTTCGCCACATCAAACCCGGGACAGCTTGCAGATGAA
- a CDS encoding L-seryl-tRNA(Sec) selenium transferase has product MIPQVDWLLNQAEVRKLAEKFPRDLIAWQVRKISEQIRGEILAGENSFFDEKTVNKNVLKEEIFSRLKMSVQPNLKRVINAGGIILNTGLGRAPLSKAAREALAIVSGGFSSVEIDLPSGKRGNRHNLVEEYLTELTGAEAAAVVNNNAAATLLTLNTLAQNRQVIVSRGELVTIGGSFRIPEVMKRSGAVMREVGTTNHTKVGDYESAINEETGLLLKVHTSNYKIIGFTSETSLEELVVLGEKNHLPVMHDLGSGMLFDLSEFGLPKEPVVSESVNAGADVVTFSGDKLLGGPQAGIIVGKKRFIEAIKENQLARALRCGKLTFAALEATLRLYFDKDLLLQEHPALKFMLRTESQLQRMASRLRQGLRNVIQERGDVQIQKGRSEVGGGSLATESLPTRLVLVSVKNFSAETLAKELRLGEPAIVTRIINDRVAFDVRTLFEPEIRMIVASVQKIISAENE; this is encoded by the coding sequence ATGATACCGCAGGTAGATTGGCTGCTTAATCAGGCTGAAGTGAGAAAACTGGCTGAAAAATTTCCGCGGGATTTGATCGCGTGGCAAGTGCGGAAAATTTCGGAACAGATTCGCGGGGAAATTTTAGCCGGGGAAAATTCTTTCTTTGACGAGAAAACGGTGAACAAAAATGTTCTCAAAGAAGAAATTTTTTCTCGCCTCAAAATGTCGGTTCAGCCAAATTTAAAACGTGTCATTAATGCCGGCGGAATAATTTTGAACACAGGACTTGGCAGGGCGCCATTGAGCAAGGCGGCGAGAGAGGCGCTGGCGATTGTTAGTGGCGGATTTTCCAGCGTGGAAATCGATCTTCCGAGCGGGAAAAGAGGCAACAGGCACAATCTTGTCGAAGAATATCTGACCGAACTCACCGGTGCTGAAGCTGCCGCTGTGGTGAACAATAACGCTGCCGCGACATTACTCACGCTCAACACGCTGGCTCAAAATCGGCAGGTGATTGTTTCCCGGGGAGAATTAGTAACTATCGGCGGCTCTTTTCGCATCCCCGAAGTCATGAAACGCAGCGGCGCAGTGATGCGGGAGGTCGGTACGACAAATCACACCAAAGTGGGCGACTACGAGTCTGCAATAAACGAAGAGACAGGTCTGCTGCTCAAAGTTCACACCAGCAACTACAAAATCATCGGTTTCACGTCAGAAACTTCGCTGGAGGAACTGGTCGTGCTGGGCGAAAAAAATCATCTCCCGGTGATGCACGATCTGGGCAGCGGCATGTTGTTCGATTTGTCGGAATTCGGCCTGCCCAAAGAGCCGGTTGTCAGCGAAAGCGTCAACGCCGGCGCCGATGTAGTGACTTTCAGCGGCGACAAATTGCTCGGCGGTCCCCAGGCGGGAATCATCGTCGGCAAAAAGCGATTCATTGAGGCGATTAAAGAAAATCAACTCGCACGGGCGCTGCGTTGCGGGAAATTGACTTTTGCGGCGTTGGAGGCGACATTGCGGCTTTATTTTGACAAAGACCTGTTGCTGCAAGAGCATCCGGCGTTGAAATTCATGCTGCGTACGGAAAGTCAGTTGCAGCGAATGGCGAGTCGTTTGCGTCAGGGCTTACGAAACGTAATTCAGGAAAGGGGAGACGTTCAAATTCAAAAAGGTCGCTCCGAGGTTGGCGGCGGTTCGCTGGCTACGGAATCGCTGCCCACACGGCTGGTACTGGTTAGCGTGAAAAATTTCTCTGCCGAAACATTGGCGAAGGAATTGCGTCTCGGCGAACCGGCGATAGTCACCAGAATCATCAACGACCGCGTGGCTTTTGATGTGCGTACTTTATTTGAGCCGGAAATTCGCATGATTGTTGCTTCTGTACAAAAAATTATTTCAGCGGAAAACGAATAA
- a CDS encoding universal stress protein yields the protein MIKINKVLCPIDFSTCSQNAVKHALKIAPLIAKEVHLFHAIILYEDGSYKPDDRLPDNLISYDLIEDISNQKMNKITKNVDESGLKIVTANSRGFSAADEILNYAAENDIDLIIMGTHGRTAIAHFLLGSVAERVVQMANCPVMTIREDVTEFFTHRKILVPVDLSEYSRLALIHALQIAEAFNLSVTLFHSFEQQIHPAFYVSGKISIFEIDSQLKERALAGMKNFRNEFDFPGVKTEYALAEGAAYHEILEFVEKKPHDLIVMGSHGLRGLEHFLLGSTTEKVVRSANVPVLTVKKIKSD from the coding sequence ATGATAAAAATCAACAAAGTTCTCTGTCCGATTGATTTTTCTACTTGCTCTCAGAATGCCGTAAAACATGCGCTGAAAATTGCACCATTAATCGCGAAAGAAGTGCATCTTTTCCACGCCATCATTCTCTACGAAGATGGTTCTTACAAGCCGGATGACCGCTTGCCGGACAATCTCATCAGCTACGATTTGATCGAAGACATTTCCAATCAAAAAATGAATAAAATTACTAAAAATGTGGACGAGAGTGGACTGAAAATTGTCACCGCTAATTCGCGCGGATTTTCCGCGGCGGATGAAATTTTGAATTACGCGGCCGAAAATGATATCGATTTGATCATTATGGGCACGCACGGCAGAACTGCCATTGCCCACTTTTTACTGGGCAGCGTCGCCGAACGCGTGGTGCAAATGGCAAATTGTCCGGTGATGACGATTCGGGAGGATGTTACTGAATTTTTCACGCACCGAAAGATTCTCGTGCCCGTTGATCTGTCGGAATATTCCCGCCTGGCGCTCATTCACGCGCTGCAAATCGCCGAAGCGTTCAATCTCAGCGTGACGCTTTTTCATTCGTTCGAGCAGCAAATTCATCCCGCGTTTTACGTCAGCGGCAAAATTTCCATTTTTGAAATAGACTCGCAACTGAAAGAACGAGCGCTGGCAGGCATGAAAAATTTCCGCAATGAATTTGATTTTCCGGGCGTGAAAACGGAGTACGCGCTTGCCGAAGGCGCGGCTTATCACGAAATTTTAGAATTTGTGGAAAAAAAGCCGCATGATTTAATCGTCATGGGCTCGCACGGGCTCAGAGGACTGGAACATTTCCTGTTGGGCAGCACCACTGAAAAAGTCGTTCGCAGCGCAAATGTGCCCGTGCTCACAGTCAAAAAGATAAAAAGTGATTAA